The Flavobacterium galactosidilyticum nucleotide sequence CTAATCGCTCACCTGTCTTTTAGAAAAGAGTAATTTTTTGTGAATAAGACTAATTTTTTTTAGTTTAAAATGTTAAATAATAATCTCGGATTAATAGCAACTCTCAATAACTCTAAATATTTTATTATTAGTGCATTAGTATAATCAATTAGTTAGATAGCTATTTTTTATTTTGTAAAAAAAGAAGTACAATCACTACTGTAACTTGTAATTGCTGGGTTTTCTGGTTTGATTTTCCTTCAAAATATAGTACATTCGGGCAATATTACGTAATACTTAATTTTTTAACTTAAACGTTTTTTTGTGTCGGTGGAATATGCATGATTGTAGATTTCAAACCACTTTTACACCTAGTAGCAATTATTCTTTATGAAGTCACAAGATTTATTAATCCTTGAAAAACTTAAGGTAGGAGATTCTTCTGCTTATAAAGAATTATTTGACTTATACTACATGCCACTTAGTGTATACTCCTTAAAATACTGCGATTCATTTGAGTTAGCTGAAGATATTGTTCAAGATCTATTTATCAAATTTTGGGATCAAAAGATTTATCTAAGTCTAGAACAGGCGATTAGCCCTTATCTTTTTGCAGCAGTAAAAAACAACAGTATGAAGGCTGTTAAAAAGCAAAATAAATATTATTTTGAAGAAATAGAAGATCATGTCAACATTTTAATGGATGAAGAACGCTTGGACTTAGAGTTTCTAGAGCAAGAAAAAGAGAAATTATATAAAGAAATTGAAGCTTTACCCTTAAAAAGCAGAGAAGTTTTTAAAGCAATCGTATTAGAAAATCAAAAATACAAAGAGGTCGCTTTTGAGCTGGGAATATCAGTGAATACGGTCAAAACACATTATTCAAGAGCCTTAAAACAATTGCGAAATTCGCTGGATGTAATCGTCGTTTTACTTTTAGTTTAAAAAAAGTTTAATTTTTTGTCACCCACTTTTGATCTTTTGTACTCTATAAGATAATAAGAAGACAAAAATGATAACTATTCCACTTACTATATTAGAAATACTTTCGGCATATATCTCAAAAGAGATAACTGAAAATGAATTTGCTATTCTAAAAGAATGGATTGATGAAGGCCCTGAAAACAAACAAGCTTTTTCAGAGTATTTACTCTTCTACAAAAAAACGAGACAAGTAGTTTTCACGGCAAACACTAATAAAGACAATGCGTGGGATACCATAGTTTCTCAATTAGAACGACCATTACAAACGCAAGAAAAACTCCAAAAAATTGAATCGAAGGTTCGATTCTTACAAACTGCCACTACCATTCTAAAATACGCTGCTGTTGTGATAGTTTTAGTGTCTGTAGGCTATTTTTATTTTGGTAAAGATGCAAATGTAAAACCAATTTTTGAAAATTCTATTGCAGCGGAAACAGCTATTACTTTACAGCTAGCTAACGGTGACATTCAAATTATAAATGAGGATGGAACAACTCAAGTAGTTGATGCTAATGGAAATGTAGTGGGTACTCAAAAAGGAAATCAATTGGTTTACACTAATGCTTCCGCAAAAGATACTCTCGTTTATAACACTATAAAAGTACCATACGGAAAACGTTTTGAGCTTAAATTATCTGATGGAACAGATGTTCATTTGAATGCAGGAACTTCATTAAAGTATCCAGTTCGATTTATAAACGGAGAAAATCGCCAAGTGTTTCTTAACGGCGAAGCTTTTTTTGAAGTTACTAAAGATGCGAAACATCCTTTCGTTGTGGGTTCAAACGATATGAACGTTAAAGTTTTGGGAACAAAATTTAATGTAACATCTTATAAAGAGGATGCTAAAACATATACTGTTTTAGTAGAGGGAAGTGTTGTTGCTTCTAATAAAGTAGTTGAAGATGACAATGTAATTTTAAAACCAGGAAACAGAGTGTTTTTCGAAAATAAACATCTTAAAACAGAAACTGTCGATGTTAGAAAATATATTGCTTGGGTTACTGGAGAGCTTATGTTTATTGATGATTCGTTTGGAGTTATCACAAATAAGTTAGAGCGAAAATACAATGTTGATATTGTAAATAAATACGATGAGCTGAATGATATAATGGTTACAGCAACATTTAAGGAAGAGAATATTGATCAGGTTTTGAAAACATTTCAAACTTATAAAGCTTTTAACTATACTATTAACAACCGAGTAATAACCATAACTAAACCTAAGAATATGTAATAATTTTATTAAATAAAAAAAAAGGAAGATGCGCCAACATCTTCCCAGTCATTTTTAATAATGATTTAATCTAAAACTAACAAATTAAACCAAGTGTAAACTTATGAAAAAACAGCGAACTAAAAGTGCGTTGAAGCGCATTTTGAATAACTCTAACTTAAAGATGAAATTCACACTCTTATTTTTATTCATAACTCTTGTGCAAGTTAATGCATCAAGTAGTTACGGACAAAAGAACACCGTTACTATGGACGTAAATGGTGTTGCAATGTCTAATGTATTTCAGATAATTGAAAACCAAACTGATTTTCATTTCTTCTACAACCGTAATGAGTTGAATTTGAATCAAAAAATTGATTTAAATGTTGACAAAAAACTAGTTTCTGATGTCTTAGGGAAACTTTTTAAAAACACTAATATTTCGTATCAAATTTTAGGCAACCAGATTGTCCTTAAAAAAGTAGATAAAACGAAAGTTGAAACTGTAAGTGCTGCTTATCAAAAACAAATAGAAGGCGTTGTTGTAGATAAAGCTGGATTACCTTTAACAGGTGTAACTGTAACAATCGAAGGAACAAATTACGGTACAACTACGGACTTCAATGGACGATTCAATTTAATTCTGAAGCAAATGGAAAATTTTTGATATTTTCTTACGTAGGTTTTGAACCTATGAGGGTAGCTTTTGACGGTACGAGTAACTTAAAAATAGTGCTTTTACAAGAACTTAATGAACTTGAAGAAGTGGTACTTGTAGGTTATGGTAAACAAAAACGTACTGAGTTTTCAGGAGCGGTTTCTTCAGTAAGTGCAAAAGATATTGTTCAGGCTTCAACTGGAACAATTGGTTTTGATAGAGCTTTAGGAGGATTAGTTAAAGGAGTTCAAGTATCTCAAAATACAGGACGTCCAGGTGCGCCGGTTCGTATTAATATTAGAGGTCTTACTTCTCCATTATCTTCTGTAGGTGGTGGATTAAACCAACCTTTATTTGTAATTGATGGAGTGCCGTTTAATGTTGATGCTTTACAAGGAGCAAATCCATTATCGACTTTGAATCCTAATGATATCGAAAGTTTTGACGTATTGAAAGATGCTGGAGCAACTTCTATATATGGATCTCGTGGTGCTAATGGTGTGATCATCATTAAAACTAAAAGAGGGAAAAAAGGGCAACCTTCAAGAGTAAATTTCAATTATGCTACTACTTTAGCACAGCCTATAAACACGGTTGGAGCTTTAAATGCAACTCAGTATAAAAACTTTTATAATCAATTGATTACTAATACTGTTGATGCTATGAATAATGGTCAAATGGATCCTTTCATTTCTTTTGATTTACAGAATATTGCTAAAGTTGATTTAGATTTTGATACGTTCATGGTGAGCAATAATGGTATGAACGATGATTATTTTGGTACTGCAAATACGGATTGGAGCAAAGAAGTATTTAGAAGTATGGCTGTTACGAAACAAGCTAATTTAAGTTTGAGTGGCGGTAGCTATAAAACAAACTACAATTTCAGCACATCGTTTATAGATCAAGAAGGTTTGACTATCAAAGATAAAATGAAGCAGTATAATTTAGGAATGTCATTAGATACAGATCTTACTGATTTTGTAAAAATTGGAAGTTCTGTCAATGTGGGACATACTGAAGCTAATTCAGGAGAAAATGATATCTTAAATCAATTTACTGTAAATACTTCTATAGCTCGCGCTCGTCCTGATTTAGCGCCAAGAGATGAGAATGGTAAATTAGTAGGTCAGCCGGATTATCAAAATGGGTTTATGACTCTTGAGCCTAATCCATTAATGCGTTTGGGTAATATAACAAACAACAAAGCATACAACTTTATTGGTGGTGCTTACATTGAAGTAGAGCCTTTAAAAGATTTGAAATTAAAAGCAGAGTCTAATGCTTCTATTTTCTATAACAAAAACAGTTCTTTTATTCCAAAAACGGTTGAAACTGATTATATCTTTTTTCCAAATGACTCTTACTTGAGTGAAGCAAATGGTTTAGTATCGAACATTACAACGAACTTAACAGCTAACTACAACTTTAATATCTCAGAGAATCATAAATTTGGAATATTAGGTGGTGCTGCTTGGGACAGAACAAACTTCAATAATTCTTCTCAATTTTACAGCGGTTTCCCAGATGACGAAATTTTAATTAATGCTACTTCAGCAAGAACAGTTATTGGTTATTCTAGTACTAAATTAGATACAGGATTATATTCTTTGTTTTCTCGTTTGAACTACGGTTATAAAGATCTATACAATGCTACTTTGAATTTTAGAACGGATACGTCTTCTAAATTTGGTACAGATAATAAAAGAGGTTATTTCCCATCTTTATCTGCAAGTTGGAATATTTCTAATGAAAAATTTCTTTCGGATACGGAGCATATCAATATCTTAAAATTGCGAGCGAGTGCAGGAAGAGTTGGATCAACTAACGTTTCTGATTTTGCTTATGTACAATTTTTTCAAAATTCATCTTCAAATATCTACAATGGTAATTCTGGTATTGTTGCTGATGATAATTTTCCAAATCCAGGAATTGGTTGGGAAACAACAGACGAGGTGAATTTAGGTTTAGATTTTGGATTTTTCAACAACCGTTTAAAAGGTAGTTTTGATGCCTATTCAAGAAAAACTACCGGTGCATTAGTGCAAACACCAATATCTTTAGAATTAGGTCCTAAGTCTTATTTCTCAAACTTTATGGATGTAACTAATAAAGGTATTGAGGTTAGTATAGGTGGTGATATCATTAGAGGTGAAGACTTTGTTTGGTCAACTAATGTAAACTGGTCTTTCAATAGAAACAAATTAGTAAAACTGAATGGAGCGAGCATTAATCCTTTCCAATTAGATTACTATATTGAAGGTCAACCAGTAGGAACGATTAGAGGCTATCAAGTAACTAAAATATTCCAAAATCAAGATGAAATAGATGCATTAAATGCAGCATCACCAACAGGTTTATACGATAAAGCATCAACTTCTGTGGGAGATTTTATGATGGCAGATCTTAATGGAGATGGTTTAATTACAGCTGATGATAAAGCGGTAATTGGAAATATTCAGCCTAAATACTTTGGTGGAATTTCTAATACAATTGCTTACAAAAACTTTAGCCTTAGTGCTTTGTTCCAATATTCAGTAGGAGCACAGTCAATCTGGAATGCAATTCCTATGGGTACATTTAATAATCTAGGTGAAAATAAATACAGTGAATATGCTTTGAATACTTGGACACCTGAAAATCCTAGTGCGCGTTATGCAAGAGCACTTTACACGGATCCATCTGCAAGCGGAAGAATTTCAGATAGATATATTTATGATACTTCATACTTGCGTCTAAAAAGTATGCAGTTCACTTATAATTTCGAACAAAAACTAATGAACAAAATGGGTATTGATAAAGCGTCATTTACGCTGACTGGTACAAATTTATTGACTTGGACAAAATGGCCTGGTATTGATCCAGAAACTTTCTCAGAAAGAGGAACAATAACAGATCAAATCAACAACGAAGATCCATATCCTTTAGCTAAGTCATTCTCATTAGGAATTCAAGTTCAATTTTAATTTTAAATACAGATGAAACAATATATAAAAAATAGCGCTGCAGTTTTGCTTTTTGCAGTAGCCGCTACAGTAACAAGTTGTAGTATTGACGATATAAAACCATACAATAAATTAACTCCTGAAAACGCGGTAAGAGACGAAGCTTCTGCGCAATTGATACTTAATGGTGTTTATGATTTAGGTAGAGAATTTGACGTAAGTTTTTTCCCATTGCATCTTGCAGCTTTAGGAAATGAGGGAACTATCTCAGGATTTATGAGCGGAAGCAATGGTTTTAACACTAATGAAGTTCCAGTTGATAATATCTTTTTGACCAATTTGTATAGTGGTCATTACAAAATAATCAATGGTTGTAACTTTTTAATTCAAGAATTAGAAGCAGGAAAAGCTATTGGTATTGCAGATGATAAAAAAGCGGAAATGATTTCAGAAGCTAAGTTCCAACGTGCTTTTGCTCATTTCAACTTACTTCGTTATTTTGGTGAATTTTATAATGTAAATTCTACATACGGAATTGTTGTTAGAAACACTTTTGCAACTACACTTGAGGCAAACCCAAGAAATACAGTTGCTGAAGTGTACAAACAAATCGAAGATGATTTACTTTATGCTTCCGAAAAAGGACTGCAATACATAGAACATTTTTACTCAGGAAGCCTTGCTGCTAAAGCGTTATTATCTAAAGTGTATTTATATGAAGGGAAATATACTGAAGCTGCAACTTTAGCAGATGAAGTAATCAATAATGATGAAGGTTATGCTTTAGAAATGCAATACTCTGATATCTTCAAAAACAGTTTCAACTCATCAGAAGTTATTTTTGCGCCATTGACTGGTCCAGATAATGAAGGAAAAACTCAAATGAGTCAAGTGAAAAGGACTTCTTTTAGTCAAATTTTAAGAACTTTAGCTGATGCTCAAGTGGGAACTGCAAATGATGGAAGTTTGTTAGGTGCTGGTTCTGGTTATGACCCACGTTTTGCTTTTGCTTATGCAGCAAATACAAAAAAATCGAATGATAACGGAAAATACCCATTTCTAGATCAAATATCTTCTCAAGGAAATACTTTGTATCACTTGCGTTTAGGTGAAATTTATTTAATTAAAGCGGAAGCAGAAGCTAGAAGAACTGGTGGTGATCTTGATCTTGCTTTAGAAAGTCTGAACGAAATTAGAATGCGTGCAGGAGTAACTCCAAAAGATTTATCTACTCAAGCTGCTTTATTAAGCGATATCCGTAACGAAAAGTTGTTAGAGCTTTTCTTCGAAAATGGAGAAGGCTGGTTTGATATCGTTCGTTACGTTAATCTTGGAAATCTTACTGCTACAGCTGCTAAAGCTTCATTAGTTTCTCCAAACAAATTCGTATTACCAATGCCATTGCAAGTACTTGCAGGTAATAAAACAATAATTCAAAACAAAGGGTATTAATCCTAAGAACTAAATGAGAGTGCAAAAAAGAAAAGAATTCATTTTATTCTTTCTGCTATTGCACTCTCACTTTTTACACTATTAATTTTTAAACCTATAAAATGAAAAATTTATCATTCCTAGCATTTCTATTAGTTATGCTTTCTTGCCAAAATGCACTAGCTCAAAAAGAATATGCAGTAGTACATGGAAAAATTGAAAACCCAATTGATGGACTAGTTGTTAGACTTTTTAATCCAGAAACTTCAAAATCAGTAAACATAAAAGTAGCAGCTGATGGAACGTATAGAGATACCATTAATTTAGATAAACCTGGTTTTTTTAATACCTTTTATGACAAGTTCTTTAGTTTATATCTTACCAGTGGTATGAATTTAGAAATTAATTTTGATGCAAAAAATGTGACTAAAACTCTTGTAATTACTGGAAAAGGAGAAAATGAAAATGCATTCTTGAGAGTTAAAGCGAAATTAGAAGGGGAGTTATACGGAAATGATATAAATGCATTTTTCGATTTAGATCAAGCAGCATTTGATGCTAAAATCAATAAATTCAGCGCTGACTTTCAAACGCAATTAGATGCTAAAAAGTCAAATCTTAATGCCTCTTTTGTAACAGCTCAACATAAAATAGTTGCTGATTTGAAAAAAGGTCTAATACAACAATACAACGATGCACAAAGAAATAAAACAGAATTGGCTGTAGGAATGCAATCACCTGAATTTAAAAATTACATCAACCTTGATGGTGGAAAAACATCACTTTCAGATTTTAGAGGGAGTTATGTTTTTATTGACGTATGGGCAACTTGGTGTGGACCTTGTAAATATGAATTTCCGTTTATTGGGAAAGTAGAAAAAATGTATCACGGTAAAAACATCAAGTTTGTAAGTATTTCTATTGATCGTTTGAAAGATGAGCAAAAATGGCGCGATATGATTAAAAAGGAAGGTTTAGTTGGAATCCAACTTTTAGCGGATAATGAAATTAAATCTTCATTTATTGAAGGGTATTATATTCAAGCAATTCCTCGTTTTATCATATTAGATAAAGAAGGAAAAATAATAAATTCTGATGCGCCAAGACCTTCACAACCTGAATTACAAGATATTTTAAACTCACTTGACATGTAATTTTTAGATTTCAAGAAATGACTTCGACTACACAAAAACTTTCAAAAATGTAAAAGTGTAGTATTGCTACTTCATTATTTTGTTTCAACTTATAAACCGAAGTCGTTCTAAAAAAATCCATAAGTCTGCTAATTCCTTGTTTGCGTGAGGGATTGTAGTGGAGCTCTTTTTTCTGGATTCTCGTTTTTTAACGAGATTCTGGGAAAAAAGTGGGAACAAAAAGCCCGGTTGCGATAGCGAACACGCCCAAATAATAAAGCATTTTATTGTAAAAATAGATGCTATTTCTATTCTATTACCTATACCTAAAATTTACTATTACAAAAACATGAAAAATCTATTAACTGTATTATTTCTTTCTTTAGCGGCTTTTACTGTTACTGCACAAGAACTAAAATTAAATGATCCGCTTCCGGTAAATTCTCGAATTAAAAAAGGGGTACTTAAAAACGGAATGACTTATTATATCTACAAAACGGATGTAGTTAAAAACGTAGCAAGTTATTATATCATTCAGAATGTTGGTTCTGTTTTAGAGAATGACGATCAGCAAGGATTGGCACATTTTCTAGAACATATGGCTTTCAACGGAACTAAAAACTTCCCTGGAAAAGGGGTTTTAAGCACACTTCAAAAACACGGAGCTGTGTTTGCAAAAGACATTAATGCGTATACTGCTTTTGATGAAACGGTTTACAATATGGATAATATTCCAACAAATGTTCCAGGTTTAATTGATACTTCGTTATTAATTTTGCACGATTGGGCAGATGGTTTATTACTTACCGATGCTGAAATTGATTCAGAACGCGGTGTAATTAAAGAAGAGTGGAGAACGAGACAGAATGGTTATATGCGTCTTTTCAAAAAATCGTTACCTACGATGTTTAATAATACTAAATACGCTGATCGCATGCCTATAGGTTTAATGAGCGTAGTTGATAATTTTAAATACAAAGCATTAAGAGATTTTTACCATGACTGGTATAGAACAGACTTGCAAGCAATAGCAGTAGTAGGTGATATTGATGTAGCAGAAATAGAACAGAAAATCGAAAAATTATTTTCTCCTATTCAAGCTATTAAAAATCCTATTGAGAGATTCGTAATTACGATTCCAGGTAACAAGGAAATGCTTTACAACTTAGGGACTGATAAAGAAGTGGCTACTTCGACACTTGTTTTTACAATTAACCATCCTAAATCATTGAAAGATGAAACGGTTGCTGACTTGAAAGAATCATTGTATAGTGGAATGGTTTCAAGAATGTTGAGTTCAAGATTAAAAGAGATTTCTCAAAAACCAGATGCACCGTATGTGTCAGCGTCTGCTAGTTATTCTAGTTTGGCTAGAGCCAATAATACGTTTGGATTGATTATTTCTCCAAAACCAAATAGGCAACAACAAGCTTTTAAAACAGCTTTAGCTGAATTAAATAGAGCAGTAAAATTTGGTTTCACACAAGCTGAAATCGATAGAACTATGGCGGTTTATAACAATTTTTACCAAACTAAAATTAGTAAAATTGATCAAACTCCTCATGCAGAAATAGTAAATACGATTCAGAAAAACTATTTAGAAAATGAGGCAATGACTGATATGTCTAAAGAATTTGAGATTATCAAACAGATTTTTGCTCAAATGACTGCTAAAGATTTGCAAGATTTTATCAAAAAATTATATACTCCAGAAAACAGAGTACTTGATGTAACAGGCGTTGAAGGAGAGAATAACTTATCTCAAGCGGAAGCATTGCAATTAATTAACGAAGTAGAAAATGATGCTACTTTAGTTGCATATTCAGATGAATTTGTTGGTAAAACATTAATTTCAGGTCTTGCTATTAAATCAGCAAAGATTGTTTCTGAAAAATTGAATAAAGAAATTGGTTCAACACGATTTGTATTGAGCAATGGAGTAGTGGTAGATTACAAATTTACAGATATTGAAAAAAACAATGTACTACTAGAAGCAGCTAGTTTTGGTGGTAATTCTGTGATAAAAGATGCTGATTTGCCTTCGGCTTCCATGGTGAGTACTCTAGCTAGAATGTCTGGTCTAGGAGATTATAGCGCTACTGATTTATCTAAAGTTTTAGCTGGTAAAAATGCTAATGCTCGCGTGGGTATTTCTGATTTAGAAGAGAATATTTCAGGAATGACTACAACAAAAGATATTGAAACTTTATTACAAATGATTCACTTACAATTTGTAAAACCTCGTTTTGATTTAGATAGTTTTAAGGTACTGCAAAATAATCTAGAAAATACTTTGACACAAAGAAAGAATGACATCGGTACTAAAATGGAAGATAGCATTACAACCTCTTTGTACGGATTTAACAATCCTAAAAAACGTTTATTTGACGAGAAATATTTAAAAGATATTTCATTCGAAAAAATAAAAGCAATCTATCAAGAGCGTTTTAAAAACCCTGCTGACTTCACTTTCTTTATCACTGGTGATATTTCAAAAGAAGCAGTAAAACCTTTATTAGAGAAATACATTGCTAGTTTGCCAACTACTAAGAAAAAAGAAAAATGGCAAGATAATTCAGTTTCTTGGTTGAATGGAACTAACAAGAAAGTGATTTTCATGGAAATGGAAGATCCAAAAGCTACGGTTCGTATTTCGTTTAAAAAGCCTTACACGTATAGTTTAAAAAACACTTACGTTTTAAAAGCGTTTCAGGATATTCTTGAAAATAGATTATTAGAAACATTGAGAGAGCAAGAAGGTGGAACTTATGGCGCTAGTGTTTATAGTGTTTTGCCTAAGAGACCCAAACAAATAGCTAGTTTCTATGTTTACTTTGATTGTAATCCTGATAAAGTAGAAAAATTAGTGGAAATTGTTCACCAAGAAATTGAAAAAATCAAAAATGGTGATCTTAAAAAAGAAGATTTA carries:
- a CDS encoding FecR family protein, encoding MITIPLTILEILSAYISKEITENEFAILKEWIDEGPENKQAFSEYLLFYKKTRQVVFTANTNKDNAWDTIVSQLERPLQTQEKLQKIESKVRFLQTATTILKYAAVVIVLVSVGYFYFGKDANVKPIFENSIAAETAITLQLANGDIQIINEDGTTQVVDANGNVVGTQKGNQLVYTNASAKDTLVYNTIKVPYGKRFELKLSDGTDVHLNAGTSLKYPVRFINGENRQVFLNGEAFFEVTKDAKHPFVVGSNDMNVKVLGTKFNVTSYKEDAKTYTVLVEGSVVASNKVVEDDNVILKPGNRVFFENKHLKTETVDVRKYIAWVTGELMFIDDSFGVITNKLERKYNVDIVNKYDELNDIMVTATFKEENIDQVLKTFQTYKAFNYTINNRVITITKPKNM
- a CDS encoding M16 family metallopeptidase; this encodes MKNLLTVLFLSLAAFTVTAQELKLNDPLPVNSRIKKGVLKNGMTYYIYKTDVVKNVASYYIIQNVGSVLENDDQQGLAHFLEHMAFNGTKNFPGKGVLSTLQKHGAVFAKDINAYTAFDETVYNMDNIPTNVPGLIDTSLLILHDWADGLLLTDAEIDSERGVIKEEWRTRQNGYMRLFKKSLPTMFNNTKYADRMPIGLMSVVDNFKYKALRDFYHDWYRTDLQAIAVVGDIDVAEIEQKIEKLFSPIQAIKNPIERFVITIPGNKEMLYNLGTDKEVATSTLVFTINHPKSLKDETVADLKESLYSGMVSRMLSSRLKEISQKPDAPYVSASASYSSLARANNTFGLIISPKPNRQQQAFKTALAELNRAVKFGFTQAEIDRTMAVYNNFYQTKISKIDQTPHAEIVNTIQKNYLENEAMTDMSKEFEIIKQIFAQMTAKDLQDFIKKLYTPENRVLDVTGVEGENNLSQAEALQLINEVENDATLVAYSDEFVGKTLISGLAIKSAKIVSEKLNKEIGSTRFVLSNGVVVDYKFTDIEKNNVLLEAASFGGNSVIKDADLPSASMVSTLARMSGLGDYSATDLSKVLAGKNANARVGISDLEENISGMTTTKDIETLLQMIHLQFVKPRFDLDSFKVLQNNLENTLTQRKNDIGTKMEDSITTSLYGFNNPKKRLFDEKYLKDISFEKIKAIYQERFKNPADFTFFITGDISKEAVKPLLEKYIASLPTTKKKEKWQDNSVSWLNGTNKKVIFMEMEDPKATVRISFKKPYTYSLKNTYVLKAFQDILENRLLETLREQEGGTYGASVYSVLPKRPKQIASFYVYFDCNPDKVEKLVEIVHQEIEKIKNGDLKKEDLDKVLTSYLKDLKEEKEYTGYELNVMYDYAIEGYNRNDPKNNVDLINAVTPQDIQNLVETIMNGAESFEFIFKPKK
- a CDS encoding STN domain-containing protein; this encodes MKKQRTKSALKRILNNSNLKMKFTLLFLFITLVQVNASSSYGQKNTVTMDVNGVAMSNVFQIIENQTDFHFFYNRNELNLNQKIDLNVDKKLVSDVLGKLFKNTNISYQILGNQIVLKKVDKTKVETVSAAYQKQIEGVVVDKAGLPLTGVTVTIEGTNYGTTTDFNGRFNLILKQMENF
- a CDS encoding RNA polymerase sigma factor codes for the protein MKSQDLLILEKLKVGDSSAYKELFDLYYMPLSVYSLKYCDSFELAEDIVQDLFIKFWDQKIYLSLEQAISPYLFAAVKNNSMKAVKKQNKYYFEEIEDHVNILMDEERLDLEFLEQEKEKLYKEIEALPLKSREVFKAIVLENQKYKEVAFELGISVNTVKTHYSRALKQLRNSLDVIVVLLLV
- a CDS encoding RagB/SusD family nutrient uptake outer membrane protein produces the protein MKQYIKNSAAVLLFAVAATVTSCSIDDIKPYNKLTPENAVRDEASAQLILNGVYDLGREFDVSFFPLHLAALGNEGTISGFMSGSNGFNTNEVPVDNIFLTNLYSGHYKIINGCNFLIQELEAGKAIGIADDKKAEMISEAKFQRAFAHFNLLRYFGEFYNVNSTYGIVVRNTFATTLEANPRNTVAEVYKQIEDDLLYASEKGLQYIEHFYSGSLAAKALLSKVYLYEGKYTEAATLADEVINNDEGYALEMQYSDIFKNSFNSSEVIFAPLTGPDNEGKTQMSQVKRTSFSQILRTLADAQVGTANDGSLLGAGSGYDPRFAFAYAANTKKSNDNGKYPFLDQISSQGNTLYHLRLGEIYLIKAEAEARRTGGDLDLALESLNEIRMRAGVTPKDLSTQAALLSDIRNEKLLELFFENGEGWFDIVRYVNLGNLTATAAKASLVSPNKFVLPMPLQVLAGNKTIIQNKGY
- a CDS encoding SusC/RagA family TonB-linked outer membrane protein codes for the protein MIFSYVGFEPMRVAFDGTSNLKIVLLQELNELEEVVLVGYGKQKRTEFSGAVSSVSAKDIVQASTGTIGFDRALGGLVKGVQVSQNTGRPGAPVRINIRGLTSPLSSVGGGLNQPLFVIDGVPFNVDALQGANPLSTLNPNDIESFDVLKDAGATSIYGSRGANGVIIIKTKRGKKGQPSRVNFNYATTLAQPINTVGALNATQYKNFYNQLITNTVDAMNNGQMDPFISFDLQNIAKVDLDFDTFMVSNNGMNDDYFGTANTDWSKEVFRSMAVTKQANLSLSGGSYKTNYNFSTSFIDQEGLTIKDKMKQYNLGMSLDTDLTDFVKIGSSVNVGHTEANSGENDILNQFTVNTSIARARPDLAPRDENGKLVGQPDYQNGFMTLEPNPLMRLGNITNNKAYNFIGGAYIEVEPLKDLKLKAESNASIFYNKNSSFIPKTVETDYIFFPNDSYLSEANGLVSNITTNLTANYNFNISENHKFGILGGAAWDRTNFNNSSQFYSGFPDDEILINATSARTVIGYSSTKLDTGLYSLFSRLNYGYKDLYNATLNFRTDTSSKFGTDNKRGYFPSLSASWNISNEKFLSDTEHINILKLRASAGRVGSTNVSDFAYVQFFQNSSSNIYNGNSGIVADDNFPNPGIGWETTDEVNLGLDFGFFNNRLKGSFDAYSRKTTGALVQTPISLELGPKSYFSNFMDVTNKGIEVSIGGDIIRGEDFVWSTNVNWSFNRNKLVKLNGASINPFQLDYYIEGQPVGTIRGYQVTKIFQNQDEIDALNAASPTGLYDKASTSVGDFMMADLNGDGLITADDKAVIGNIQPKYFGGISNTIAYKNFSLSALFQYSVGAQSIWNAIPMGTFNNLGENKYSEYALNTWTPENPSARYARALYTDPSASGRISDRYIYDTSYLRLKSMQFTYNFEQKLMNKMGIDKASFTLTGTNLLTWTKWPGIDPETFSERGTITDQINNEDPYPLAKSFSLGIQVQF
- a CDS encoding TlpA family protein disulfide reductase, whose translation is MKNLSFLAFLLVMLSCQNALAQKEYAVVHGKIENPIDGLVVRLFNPETSKSVNIKVAADGTYRDTINLDKPGFFNTFYDKFFSLYLTSGMNLEINFDAKNVTKTLVITGKGENENAFLRVKAKLEGELYGNDINAFFDLDQAAFDAKINKFSADFQTQLDAKKSNLNASFVTAQHKIVADLKKGLIQQYNDAQRNKTELAVGMQSPEFKNYINLDGGKTSLSDFRGSYVFIDVWATWCGPCKYEFPFIGKVEKMYHGKNIKFVSISIDRLKDEQKWRDMIKKEGLVGIQLLADNEIKSSFIEGYYIQAIPRFIILDKEGKIINSDAPRPSQPELQDILNSLDM